In one window of Vespa crabro chromosome 6, iyVesCrab1.2, whole genome shotgun sequence DNA:
- the LOC124424950 gene encoding uncharacterized protein LOC124424950 isoform X1 has product MSTHTQIQNFLVSVNIMSFSPAPMFLVLLTCVVGTLSLAGNDRGVPNLVQRNQRYALSEFLIPPPLPQLPSRIFPGGRTGRTTNPHLAESPGYFSKFISWLNPFTSGTTVETPLPPPPETLHPPKFVQSHVPPLPSSGQPPGLPLATSQVYNALPSPVFDRLPLPQPPSPADIYNKLNPQAKNKNCNPCNKIPWLPMNLGGAYLPPSNQDGHIGVVTGEYLPPSNHGLVAAASQEVKIPDFFYAPSLQNGEIPSIGPLPNPHLYPGPMPPLFKAEVFDYPTKGNLQHHEVPVSTIIETSPSLSLGISNDQTNNSGDRNLGIPQEGQTIFESHQVSGSSHTEFSNQGYGGVQIDLFSSASHENQQGPVVYPNLNKENDATSVKENFDESKINQFSEPNASGNFEHINFGNNQQFVDSSRLDFQKTDQTVPSSVIGNDHYVFGNTELGQQNYNGDISSSIGIVKDSHASGTDGFSNVGNPIYFEESPLTDLTKTSESRTDSPSISSPSTFIDLDREQNSKATLDYESRPNSFQVQQEINRLGLLGGSNDSFLNYSTESNVIKDLFRIDKINEQTWRNTKPTTLTTEGLQNFDTLFVAPQAQLTDSWSVVLSTTMRTTQDETLLNNLGKNKDTNKEDHSLQQYGGKRNKQVQVIIPYTSQYTPLPFHTSYDDKDNVEQTQQRTVSFVDVSNRDNYVSEESRSESKVISLPETVTVSGNLNILDDHTTKVVTTTTENVFNISTKKVNNSIDVHRLQKNIDNWTIQEYSRGTTFSTILPSSSRPYLQPSKKIPNEYFTTTESGEHVNGLNDHEENVKSFALAGFSFNDIEDEGPNSFEESRIQTIHVENPTTKAEFNTSNVNENNSNVTTKKQESSWKTFPVSISTVDKERVYVVTPQTTTTVATERREEENKSSTKSSKKGSVVYSKSIKSKQDEFEKIERAYQVLPQAVNNLAVASTGPETLPLWGIMEHEEFALLGQNEDENNDDESIVAPILYTGHSKVSRARR; this is encoded by the exons AtgtctacacacacacaaatacaaaaCTTCTTGGTTTCTGTGAATATCATGAGCTTCTCTCCG GCCCCGATGTTCTTAGTATTGTTGACATGTGTCGTTGGTACACTTTCATTAGCCGGCAATGATCGAGGGGTTCCAAATTTGGTACAACGAAATCAAAGATACGCCTTGAGCGAATTTTTGATCCCACCACCGCTACCACAACTGCCATCACGCATATTTCCCGGAGGAAGGACTGGACGAACTACTAATCCACATCTTGCTGAATCTCCTGGTTATTTCTCAAAGTTCATAAGTTGGTTAAATCCGTTTACAAGTGGTACTACCGTGGAAACGCCTCTACCTCCACCTCCTGAAACGCTCCATCCGCCAAAGTTTGTTCAATCACATGTGccaccactaccatcatcGGGACAACCACCTGGATTGCCATTAGCAACGTCTCAAGTTTACAATGCACTACCATCACCTGTTTTTGACAGACTACCATTGCCCCAACCGCCGTCTCCCGCAGATATTTACAACAAACTAAATCCACAGGCCAAAAACAAGAATTGTAATCCGTGCAACAAAATTCCTTGGTTACCCATGAATCTTGGAGGAGCATACCTTCCTCCAAGCAATCAAGATGGACATAttggagttgtgactggagAATATCTTCCACCGAGTAATCACGGACTCGTTGCTGCTGCATCTCAGGAGGTCAAAATACCAGACTTTTTTTATGCACCATCTTTACAAAACGGAGAAATTCCATCGATCGGACCTCTACCGAATCCACATTTGTATCCAGGTCCTATGCCTCCGCTGTTCAAAGCAGAAGTATTTGATTATCCTACTAAAGGAAATTTACAACATCACGAGGTACCCGTATCGACTATTATTGAAACAAGTCCATCGTTATCTTTAGGAATATCAAATGATCAAACGAACAACTCCGGTGATAGGAATTTAGGAATTCCTCAAGAAGGACAAACCATTTTTGAAAGTCATCAAGTGTCTGGTTCAAGTCATACTGAGTTCAGTAATCAAGGATATGGTGGAGTTCAAATAGACTTGTTTTCTAGTGCTTCTCATGAGAATCAACAAGGACCCGTGGTTTATCCAAatcttaataaagaaaatgatgcaACGTCggttaaagaaaatttcgatgaGTCCAagataaatcaattttcaGAACCTAATGCTTCCGGTAATTTCGAACATATAAATTTTGGGAATAATCAACAATTCGTTGATTCTTCTAGATTGGATTTTCAAAAAACCGATCAGACTGTTCCTTCATCTGTAATAGGAAACGATCATTATGTTTTTGGAAATACAGAGTTGGGACAGCAAAACTACAATGGTGATATCTCATCTAGTATCGGTATAGTTAAAGATTCTCATGCATCAGGTACTGATGGATTTTCCAATGTAGGAAATCCAATATATTTTGAAGAATCGCCATTGACAGATTTAACAAAGACGAGCGAAAGTCGTACTGATTCGCCCTCGATATCTTCTCCTTCTACCTTCATTGATCTTGATAGAGAACAAAATTCTAAGGCAACCTTGGATTATGAATCGAGGCCGAATTCTTTCCAAGTACAACaggaaattaatcgattaggATTATTGGGTGGTAGTAATGATAGttttttgaattattcgaCAGAAAGTAATGTGATCAAAGACTTATTTAGAATTGACAAAATTAATGAGCAAACATGGAGAAATACTAAACCGACTACTTTGACTACCGAAGGTTTGCAGAATTTTGATACTTTATTCGTAGCACCACAAGCACAATTAACTGATTCTTGGTCAGTCGTTTTGTCGACGACAATGAGGACGACACAAGATGaaactttattaaataatttaggaaaaaacaaagacaCAAATAAAGAAGATCATAGTTTACAACAGTatggaggaaagagaaataaacag gtACAGGTAATAATTCCGTATACGTCGCAATATACTCCATTACCTTTTCATACGTCCtatgatgataaagataatgtgGAACAAACTCAACAACGGACAGTATCTTTCGTGGACGTATCGAATCGCGACAACTATGTCAGTGAAGAGTCTAGAAGCGAGAGTAAGGTGATAAGTCTTCCAGAAACGGTGACAGTTTCCGgcaatttgaatattttggATGATCATACGACGAAAGTTGTAACAACGACAACTGAAAATGTCTTTAATATTAGTACGAAGAAAGTTAACAATTCGATAGACGTTCATAGATTACAAAAGAATATTGACAATTGGACAATACAG GAATATTCGCGAGGAACCACTTTTAGCACGATCTTACCCAGTTCTTCTCGTCCTTATCTGCAACCATCGAAAAAAATACCTAACGAATATTTCACGACAACGGAATCTGGCGAACATGTGAACGGTTTGAACGATCatgaagaaaatgtaaaatcttTTGCATTGGCTGGATTCAGTTTTAACGATATCGAGGATGAAGGACCTAATTCATTCGAAGAATCTAGGATACAG accATACATGTTGAAAATCCAACAACCAAAGCGGAATTTAATACGTCGAatgtaaacgaaaataactcgAACGTGACCacgaagaaacaagaaagttCTTGGAAAACTTTTCCAGTATCGATTTCGACGGTCGATAAGGAACGAGTCTATGTCGTGACTCCTCAGACAACTACAACGGTTGCAACCGAGCGTCGCGAGGAGGAAAATAAATCGAGTACGAAGAGCTCAAAGAAAGGGAGCGTAGTCTATTCGAAGAGCATCAAGAGTAAGCAGGATGAGTtcgagaaaatagagagagctTATCAAGTTCTACCGCAGGCTGTAAATAATTTAGCTGTGGCTTCCACGGGTCCGGAAACCCTTCCTCTATGGGGAATAATGGAACACGAAGAGTTTGCCTTGTTAGGCCAAAATGAAGACGAGAACAATGACGATGAGTCAATAGTGGCGCCTATCCTTTATACCGGACATTCTAag gTTTCACGGGCTAGGCGATGA
- the LOC124424950 gene encoding uncharacterized protein LOC124424950 isoform X3 yields the protein MTAPMFLVLLTCVVGTLSLAGNDRGVPNLVQRNQRYALSEFLIPPPLPQLPSRIFPGGRTGRTTNPHLAESPGYFSKFISWLNPFTSGTTVETPLPPPPETLHPPKFVQSHVPPLPSSGQPPGLPLATSQVYNALPSPVFDRLPLPQPPSPADIYNKLNPQAKNKNCNPCNKIPWLPMNLGGAYLPPSNQDGHIGVVTGEYLPPSNHGLVAAASQEVKIPDFFYAPSLQNGEIPSIGPLPNPHLYPGPMPPLFKAEVFDYPTKGNLQHHEVPVSTIIETSPSLSLGISNDQTNNSGDRNLGIPQEGQTIFESHQVSGSSHTEFSNQGYGGVQIDLFSSASHENQQGPVVYPNLNKENDATSVKENFDESKINQFSEPNASGNFEHINFGNNQQFVDSSRLDFQKTDQTVPSSVIGNDHYVFGNTELGQQNYNGDISSSIGIVKDSHASGTDGFSNVGNPIYFEESPLTDLTKTSESRTDSPSISSPSTFIDLDREQNSKATLDYESRPNSFQVQQEINRLGLLGGSNDSFLNYSTESNVIKDLFRIDKINEQTWRNTKPTTLTTEGLQNFDTLFVAPQAQLTDSWSVVLSTTMRTTQDETLLNNLGKNKDTNKEDHSLQQYGGKRNKQVQVIIPYTSQYTPLPFHTSYDDKDNVEQTQQRTVSFVDVSNRDNYVSEESRSESKVISLPETVTVSGNLNILDDHTTKVVTTTTENVFNISTKKVNNSIDVHRLQKNIDNWTIQEYSRGTTFSTILPSSSRPYLQPSKKIPNEYFTTTESGEHVNGLNDHEENVKSFALAGFSFNDIEDEGPNSFEESRIQTIHVENPTTKAEFNTSNVNENNSNVTTKKQESSWKTFPVSISTVDKERVYVVTPQTTTTVATERREEENKSSTKSSKKGSVVYSKSIKSKQDEFEKIERAYQVLPQAVNNLAVASTGPETLPLWGIMEHEEFALLGQNEDENNDDESIVAPILYTGHSKVSRARR from the exons ATGACG GCCCCGATGTTCTTAGTATTGTTGACATGTGTCGTTGGTACACTTTCATTAGCCGGCAATGATCGAGGGGTTCCAAATTTGGTACAACGAAATCAAAGATACGCCTTGAGCGAATTTTTGATCCCACCACCGCTACCACAACTGCCATCACGCATATTTCCCGGAGGAAGGACTGGACGAACTACTAATCCACATCTTGCTGAATCTCCTGGTTATTTCTCAAAGTTCATAAGTTGGTTAAATCCGTTTACAAGTGGTACTACCGTGGAAACGCCTCTACCTCCACCTCCTGAAACGCTCCATCCGCCAAAGTTTGTTCAATCACATGTGccaccactaccatcatcGGGACAACCACCTGGATTGCCATTAGCAACGTCTCAAGTTTACAATGCACTACCATCACCTGTTTTTGACAGACTACCATTGCCCCAACCGCCGTCTCCCGCAGATATTTACAACAAACTAAATCCACAGGCCAAAAACAAGAATTGTAATCCGTGCAACAAAATTCCTTGGTTACCCATGAATCTTGGAGGAGCATACCTTCCTCCAAGCAATCAAGATGGACATAttggagttgtgactggagAATATCTTCCACCGAGTAATCACGGACTCGTTGCTGCTGCATCTCAGGAGGTCAAAATACCAGACTTTTTTTATGCACCATCTTTACAAAACGGAGAAATTCCATCGATCGGACCTCTACCGAATCCACATTTGTATCCAGGTCCTATGCCTCCGCTGTTCAAAGCAGAAGTATTTGATTATCCTACTAAAGGAAATTTACAACATCACGAGGTACCCGTATCGACTATTATTGAAACAAGTCCATCGTTATCTTTAGGAATATCAAATGATCAAACGAACAACTCCGGTGATAGGAATTTAGGAATTCCTCAAGAAGGACAAACCATTTTTGAAAGTCATCAAGTGTCTGGTTCAAGTCATACTGAGTTCAGTAATCAAGGATATGGTGGAGTTCAAATAGACTTGTTTTCTAGTGCTTCTCATGAGAATCAACAAGGACCCGTGGTTTATCCAAatcttaataaagaaaatgatgcaACGTCggttaaagaaaatttcgatgaGTCCAagataaatcaattttcaGAACCTAATGCTTCCGGTAATTTCGAACATATAAATTTTGGGAATAATCAACAATTCGTTGATTCTTCTAGATTGGATTTTCAAAAAACCGATCAGACTGTTCCTTCATCTGTAATAGGAAACGATCATTATGTTTTTGGAAATACAGAGTTGGGACAGCAAAACTACAATGGTGATATCTCATCTAGTATCGGTATAGTTAAAGATTCTCATGCATCAGGTACTGATGGATTTTCCAATGTAGGAAATCCAATATATTTTGAAGAATCGCCATTGACAGATTTAACAAAGACGAGCGAAAGTCGTACTGATTCGCCCTCGATATCTTCTCCTTCTACCTTCATTGATCTTGATAGAGAACAAAATTCTAAGGCAACCTTGGATTATGAATCGAGGCCGAATTCTTTCCAAGTACAACaggaaattaatcgattaggATTATTGGGTGGTAGTAATGATAGttttttgaattattcgaCAGAAAGTAATGTGATCAAAGACTTATTTAGAATTGACAAAATTAATGAGCAAACATGGAGAAATACTAAACCGACTACTTTGACTACCGAAGGTTTGCAGAATTTTGATACTTTATTCGTAGCACCACAAGCACAATTAACTGATTCTTGGTCAGTCGTTTTGTCGACGACAATGAGGACGACACAAGATGaaactttattaaataatttaggaaaaaacaaagacaCAAATAAAGAAGATCATAGTTTACAACAGTatggaggaaagagaaataaacag gtACAGGTAATAATTCCGTATACGTCGCAATATACTCCATTACCTTTTCATACGTCCtatgatgataaagataatgtgGAACAAACTCAACAACGGACAGTATCTTTCGTGGACGTATCGAATCGCGACAACTATGTCAGTGAAGAGTCTAGAAGCGAGAGTAAGGTGATAAGTCTTCCAGAAACGGTGACAGTTTCCGgcaatttgaatattttggATGATCATACGACGAAAGTTGTAACAACGACAACTGAAAATGTCTTTAATATTAGTACGAAGAAAGTTAACAATTCGATAGACGTTCATAGATTACAAAAGAATATTGACAATTGGACAATACAG GAATATTCGCGAGGAACCACTTTTAGCACGATCTTACCCAGTTCTTCTCGTCCTTATCTGCAACCATCGAAAAAAATACCTAACGAATATTTCACGACAACGGAATCTGGCGAACATGTGAACGGTTTGAACGATCatgaagaaaatgtaaaatcttTTGCATTGGCTGGATTCAGTTTTAACGATATCGAGGATGAAGGACCTAATTCATTCGAAGAATCTAGGATACAG accATACATGTTGAAAATCCAACAACCAAAGCGGAATTTAATACGTCGAatgtaaacgaaaataactcgAACGTGACCacgaagaaacaagaaagttCTTGGAAAACTTTTCCAGTATCGATTTCGACGGTCGATAAGGAACGAGTCTATGTCGTGACTCCTCAGACAACTACAACGGTTGCAACCGAGCGTCGCGAGGAGGAAAATAAATCGAGTACGAAGAGCTCAAAGAAAGGGAGCGTAGTCTATTCGAAGAGCATCAAGAGTAAGCAGGATGAGTtcgagaaaatagagagagctTATCAAGTTCTACCGCAGGCTGTAAATAATTTAGCTGTGGCTTCCACGGGTCCGGAAACCCTTCCTCTATGGGGAATAATGGAACACGAAGAGTTTGCCTTGTTAGGCCAAAATGAAGACGAGAACAATGACGATGAGTCAATAGTGGCGCCTATCCTTTATACCGGACATTCTAag gTTTCACGGGCTAGGCGATGA
- the LOC124424950 gene encoding uncharacterized protein LOC124424950 isoform X2: MDIRRAPMFLVLLTCVVGTLSLAGNDRGVPNLVQRNQRYALSEFLIPPPLPQLPSRIFPGGRTGRTTNPHLAESPGYFSKFISWLNPFTSGTTVETPLPPPPETLHPPKFVQSHVPPLPSSGQPPGLPLATSQVYNALPSPVFDRLPLPQPPSPADIYNKLNPQAKNKNCNPCNKIPWLPMNLGGAYLPPSNQDGHIGVVTGEYLPPSNHGLVAAASQEVKIPDFFYAPSLQNGEIPSIGPLPNPHLYPGPMPPLFKAEVFDYPTKGNLQHHEVPVSTIIETSPSLSLGISNDQTNNSGDRNLGIPQEGQTIFESHQVSGSSHTEFSNQGYGGVQIDLFSSASHENQQGPVVYPNLNKENDATSVKENFDESKINQFSEPNASGNFEHINFGNNQQFVDSSRLDFQKTDQTVPSSVIGNDHYVFGNTELGQQNYNGDISSSIGIVKDSHASGTDGFSNVGNPIYFEESPLTDLTKTSESRTDSPSISSPSTFIDLDREQNSKATLDYESRPNSFQVQQEINRLGLLGGSNDSFLNYSTESNVIKDLFRIDKINEQTWRNTKPTTLTTEGLQNFDTLFVAPQAQLTDSWSVVLSTTMRTTQDETLLNNLGKNKDTNKEDHSLQQYGGKRNKQVQVIIPYTSQYTPLPFHTSYDDKDNVEQTQQRTVSFVDVSNRDNYVSEESRSESKVISLPETVTVSGNLNILDDHTTKVVTTTTENVFNISTKKVNNSIDVHRLQKNIDNWTIQEYSRGTTFSTILPSSSRPYLQPSKKIPNEYFTTTESGEHVNGLNDHEENVKSFALAGFSFNDIEDEGPNSFEESRIQTIHVENPTTKAEFNTSNVNENNSNVTTKKQESSWKTFPVSISTVDKERVYVVTPQTTTTVATERREEENKSSTKSSKKGSVVYSKSIKSKQDEFEKIERAYQVLPQAVNNLAVASTGPETLPLWGIMEHEEFALLGQNEDENNDDESIVAPILYTGHSKVSRARR; this comes from the exons atggacaTTCGTCGC GCCCCGATGTTCTTAGTATTGTTGACATGTGTCGTTGGTACACTTTCATTAGCCGGCAATGATCGAGGGGTTCCAAATTTGGTACAACGAAATCAAAGATACGCCTTGAGCGAATTTTTGATCCCACCACCGCTACCACAACTGCCATCACGCATATTTCCCGGAGGAAGGACTGGACGAACTACTAATCCACATCTTGCTGAATCTCCTGGTTATTTCTCAAAGTTCATAAGTTGGTTAAATCCGTTTACAAGTGGTACTACCGTGGAAACGCCTCTACCTCCACCTCCTGAAACGCTCCATCCGCCAAAGTTTGTTCAATCACATGTGccaccactaccatcatcGGGACAACCACCTGGATTGCCATTAGCAACGTCTCAAGTTTACAATGCACTACCATCACCTGTTTTTGACAGACTACCATTGCCCCAACCGCCGTCTCCCGCAGATATTTACAACAAACTAAATCCACAGGCCAAAAACAAGAATTGTAATCCGTGCAACAAAATTCCTTGGTTACCCATGAATCTTGGAGGAGCATACCTTCCTCCAAGCAATCAAGATGGACATAttggagttgtgactggagAATATCTTCCACCGAGTAATCACGGACTCGTTGCTGCTGCATCTCAGGAGGTCAAAATACCAGACTTTTTTTATGCACCATCTTTACAAAACGGAGAAATTCCATCGATCGGACCTCTACCGAATCCACATTTGTATCCAGGTCCTATGCCTCCGCTGTTCAAAGCAGAAGTATTTGATTATCCTACTAAAGGAAATTTACAACATCACGAGGTACCCGTATCGACTATTATTGAAACAAGTCCATCGTTATCTTTAGGAATATCAAATGATCAAACGAACAACTCCGGTGATAGGAATTTAGGAATTCCTCAAGAAGGACAAACCATTTTTGAAAGTCATCAAGTGTCTGGTTCAAGTCATACTGAGTTCAGTAATCAAGGATATGGTGGAGTTCAAATAGACTTGTTTTCTAGTGCTTCTCATGAGAATCAACAAGGACCCGTGGTTTATCCAAatcttaataaagaaaatgatgcaACGTCggttaaagaaaatttcgatgaGTCCAagataaatcaattttcaGAACCTAATGCTTCCGGTAATTTCGAACATATAAATTTTGGGAATAATCAACAATTCGTTGATTCTTCTAGATTGGATTTTCAAAAAACCGATCAGACTGTTCCTTCATCTGTAATAGGAAACGATCATTATGTTTTTGGAAATACAGAGTTGGGACAGCAAAACTACAATGGTGATATCTCATCTAGTATCGGTATAGTTAAAGATTCTCATGCATCAGGTACTGATGGATTTTCCAATGTAGGAAATCCAATATATTTTGAAGAATCGCCATTGACAGATTTAACAAAGACGAGCGAAAGTCGTACTGATTCGCCCTCGATATCTTCTCCTTCTACCTTCATTGATCTTGATAGAGAACAAAATTCTAAGGCAACCTTGGATTATGAATCGAGGCCGAATTCTTTCCAAGTACAACaggaaattaatcgattaggATTATTGGGTGGTAGTAATGATAGttttttgaattattcgaCAGAAAGTAATGTGATCAAAGACTTATTTAGAATTGACAAAATTAATGAGCAAACATGGAGAAATACTAAACCGACTACTTTGACTACCGAAGGTTTGCAGAATTTTGATACTTTATTCGTAGCACCACAAGCACAATTAACTGATTCTTGGTCAGTCGTTTTGTCGACGACAATGAGGACGACACAAGATGaaactttattaaataatttaggaaaaaacaaagacaCAAATAAAGAAGATCATAGTTTACAACAGTatggaggaaagagaaataaacag gtACAGGTAATAATTCCGTATACGTCGCAATATACTCCATTACCTTTTCATACGTCCtatgatgataaagataatgtgGAACAAACTCAACAACGGACAGTATCTTTCGTGGACGTATCGAATCGCGACAACTATGTCAGTGAAGAGTCTAGAAGCGAGAGTAAGGTGATAAGTCTTCCAGAAACGGTGACAGTTTCCGgcaatttgaatattttggATGATCATACGACGAAAGTTGTAACAACGACAACTGAAAATGTCTTTAATATTAGTACGAAGAAAGTTAACAATTCGATAGACGTTCATAGATTACAAAAGAATATTGACAATTGGACAATACAG GAATATTCGCGAGGAACCACTTTTAGCACGATCTTACCCAGTTCTTCTCGTCCTTATCTGCAACCATCGAAAAAAATACCTAACGAATATTTCACGACAACGGAATCTGGCGAACATGTGAACGGTTTGAACGATCatgaagaaaatgtaaaatcttTTGCATTGGCTGGATTCAGTTTTAACGATATCGAGGATGAAGGACCTAATTCATTCGAAGAATCTAGGATACAG accATACATGTTGAAAATCCAACAACCAAAGCGGAATTTAATACGTCGAatgtaaacgaaaataactcgAACGTGACCacgaagaaacaagaaagttCTTGGAAAACTTTTCCAGTATCGATTTCGACGGTCGATAAGGAACGAGTCTATGTCGTGACTCCTCAGACAACTACAACGGTTGCAACCGAGCGTCGCGAGGAGGAAAATAAATCGAGTACGAAGAGCTCAAAGAAAGGGAGCGTAGTCTATTCGAAGAGCATCAAGAGTAAGCAGGATGAGTtcgagaaaatagagagagctTATCAAGTTCTACCGCAGGCTGTAAATAATTTAGCTGTGGCTTCCACGGGTCCGGAAACCCTTCCTCTATGGGGAATAATGGAACACGAAGAGTTTGCCTTGTTAGGCCAAAATGAAGACGAGAACAATGACGATGAGTCAATAGTGGCGCCTATCCTTTATACCGGACATTCTAag gTTTCACGGGCTAGGCGATGA